In Juglans regia cultivar Chandler chromosome 13, Walnut 2.0, whole genome shotgun sequence, the following proteins share a genomic window:
- the LOC108996606 gene encoding maltose excess protein 1-like, chloroplastic isoform X1, with translation MAKSLVVSFGSQAPVGPQHPSLSPNYCHALPPPKPFLSSTLQSPLSLKYDSFTPLLHRRIIRFPVPSALESDVPHPLHEGSVKYGGSKSFEQWDSLTAKFSGASNIPFLLLQMPQIILNARNLLAGNKTALLAVPWLGMFTGLLGNLSLLSYFTKKKENEVIVVQTLGVLSQYVVFAQLALAEAMPLPYFVVTSVVVAAGLILNFMNYFEWLNSGLWRLWEDFITIGGLSALPQIMWSTFVPYIPNSILPGAIAFVIAVAAVIMARLGKLSEKGAKFVGAISGWTATLLFMWMPVSQMWTNFLNPDNIKGLSAFSMLLAMMGNGLMIPRALFIRDFMWFLGSSWASLFYGYGNILCLYCFKAISKEFFFAASTGLFLWIGMALWRDTVVYGYGSPLTSLKELVFGS, from the exons ATGGCCAAATCTCTCGTGGTTTCCTTTGGTAGTCAGGCGCCGGTTGGTCCTCAACATCCTTCCTTGTCCCCAAACTACTGCCACGCGCTTCCACCACCAAAGCCCTTCCTCTCTTCCACCCTCCAAAGCCCCCTCTCTTTGAAGTATGATTCTTTCACTCCTTTGCTTCACCGCCGAATCATCCGTTTTCCGGTTCCTTCCGCTCTTGAATCCGACGTCCCACATCCCCTTCACGAG GGATCAGTGAAATATGGGGGCAGTAAGAGCTTTGAGCAATGGGATTCGTTAACTGCAAAGTTCTCTGGAGCATCAAATATCCCATTTCTGTTACTGCAAATGCCTCAGATCATCCTTAACGCTCGCAATCTTTTGGCTGGTAACAAAACAGCCCTTCTAGCCGTCCCATGGCTG GGGATGTTTACTGGTTTGCTGGGAAACCTTTCACTCCTCTCATATTTTACAAAGAAGAAGGAGAATGAGGTGATCGTTGTACAAACATTAGGCGTGCTATCACAATATGTGGTATTTGCACAGCTTGCACTGGCTGAAGCCATGCCTCTGCCTTATTTTGTGGTCACTTCAGTTGTTGTCGCAGCGGGACTCATATTGaatttcatgaattattttgaatGGCTCAATTCTGGATTATGGCGTCTTTGGGAAGATTTTATTACTATTGGCGGGCTGTCTGCACTTCCCCAA ATTATGTGGTCTACCTTTGTCCCATATATACCAAACAGTATCTTGCCTGGGGCAATAGCTTTTGTTATAGCAGTGGCGGCTGTTATTATG GCAAGACTGGGAAAACTTTCAGAGAAAGGTGCAAAGTTTGTTGGAGCAATTTCTGGGTGGACAGCTACCCTTCTCTTCATGTGGATGCCAGTTTCACAAATG TGGACAAATTTCCTAAATCCTGATAACATCAAGGGCTTATCAGCTTTCTCAATGTTGCTTGCTATGATGGGAAATGGACTTATGATCCCACGTGCACTCTTCATTCGTGATTTTATGTG GTTCCTTGGTTCATCTTGGGCTTCTTTGTTTTATGGATATGGGAACATTTTATGCTTGTACTG TTTCAAAGCTATTAGTAAGGAATTCTTCTTTGCAGCATCAACCGGTCTGTTTTTGTGGATAG GAATGGCTCTGTGGAGAGATACCGTAGTTTATGGTTATGGCTCACCTCTGACATCTTTAAAAGAGTTGGTTTTTGGATCTTAA
- the LOC108996606 gene encoding maltose excess protein 1-like, chloroplastic isoform X3: MPQIILNARNLLAGNKTALLAVPWLGMFTGLLGNLSLLSYFTKKKENEVIVVQTLGVLSQYVVFAQLALAEAMPLPYFVVTSVVVAAGLILNFMNYFEWLNSGLWRLWEDFITIGGLSALPQIMWSTFVPYIPNSILPGAIAFVIAVAAVIMARLGKLSEKGAKFVGAISGWTATLLFMWMPVSQMWTNFLNPDNIKGLSAFSMLLAMMGNGLMIPRALFIRDFMWFLGSSWASLFYGYGNILCLYCFKAISKEFFFAASTGLFLWIGMALWRDTVVYGYGSPLTSLKELVFGS, translated from the exons ATGCCTCAGATCATCCTTAACGCTCGCAATCTTTTGGCTGGTAACAAAACAGCCCTTCTAGCCGTCCCATGGCTG GGGATGTTTACTGGTTTGCTGGGAAACCTTTCACTCCTCTCATATTTTACAAAGAAGAAGGAGAATGAGGTGATCGTTGTACAAACATTAGGCGTGCTATCACAATATGTGGTATTTGCACAGCTTGCACTGGCTGAAGCCATGCCTCTGCCTTATTTTGTGGTCACTTCAGTTGTTGTCGCAGCGGGACTCATATTGaatttcatgaattattttgaatGGCTCAATTCTGGATTATGGCGTCTTTGGGAAGATTTTATTACTATTGGCGGGCTGTCTGCACTTCCCCAA ATTATGTGGTCTACCTTTGTCCCATATATACCAAACAGTATCTTGCCTGGGGCAATAGCTTTTGTTATAGCAGTGGCGGCTGTTATTATG GCAAGACTGGGAAAACTTTCAGAGAAAGGTGCAAAGTTTGTTGGAGCAATTTCTGGGTGGACAGCTACCCTTCTCTTCATGTGGATGCCAGTTTCACAAATG TGGACAAATTTCCTAAATCCTGATAACATCAAGGGCTTATCAGCTTTCTCAATGTTGCTTGCTATGATGGGAAATGGACTTATGATCCCACGTGCACTCTTCATTCGTGATTTTATGTG GTTCCTTGGTTCATCTTGGGCTTCTTTGTTTTATGGATATGGGAACATTTTATGCTTGTACTG TTTCAAAGCTATTAGTAAGGAATTCTTCTTTGCAGCATCAACCGGTCTGTTTTTGTGGATAG GAATGGCTCTGTGGAGAGATACCGTAGTTTATGGTTATGGCTCACCTCTGACATCTTTAAAAGAGTTGGTTTTTGGATCTTAA
- the LOC108996606 gene encoding maltose excess protein 1-like, chloroplastic isoform X2 — MAKSLVVSFGSQAPVGPQHPSLSPNYCHALPPPKPFLSSTLQSPLSLKYDSFTPLLHRRIIRFPVPSALESDVPHPLHEGSVKYGGSKSFEQWDSLTAKFSGASNIPFLLLQMPQIILNARNLLAGNKTALLAVPWLGMFTGLLGNLSLLSYFTKKKENEVIVVQTLGVLSQYVVFAQLALAEAMPLPYFVVTSVVVAAGLILNFMNYFEWLNSGLWRLWEDFITIGGLSALPQARLGKLSEKGAKFVGAISGWTATLLFMWMPVSQMWTNFLNPDNIKGLSAFSMLLAMMGNGLMIPRALFIRDFMWFLGSSWASLFYGYGNILCLYCFKAISKEFFFAASTGLFLWIGMALWRDTVVYGYGSPLTSLKELVFGS, encoded by the exons ATGGCCAAATCTCTCGTGGTTTCCTTTGGTAGTCAGGCGCCGGTTGGTCCTCAACATCCTTCCTTGTCCCCAAACTACTGCCACGCGCTTCCACCACCAAAGCCCTTCCTCTCTTCCACCCTCCAAAGCCCCCTCTCTTTGAAGTATGATTCTTTCACTCCTTTGCTTCACCGCCGAATCATCCGTTTTCCGGTTCCTTCCGCTCTTGAATCCGACGTCCCACATCCCCTTCACGAG GGATCAGTGAAATATGGGGGCAGTAAGAGCTTTGAGCAATGGGATTCGTTAACTGCAAAGTTCTCTGGAGCATCAAATATCCCATTTCTGTTACTGCAAATGCCTCAGATCATCCTTAACGCTCGCAATCTTTTGGCTGGTAACAAAACAGCCCTTCTAGCCGTCCCATGGCTG GGGATGTTTACTGGTTTGCTGGGAAACCTTTCACTCCTCTCATATTTTACAAAGAAGAAGGAGAATGAGGTGATCGTTGTACAAACATTAGGCGTGCTATCACAATATGTGGTATTTGCACAGCTTGCACTGGCTGAAGCCATGCCTCTGCCTTATTTTGTGGTCACTTCAGTTGTTGTCGCAGCGGGACTCATATTGaatttcatgaattattttgaatGGCTCAATTCTGGATTATGGCGTCTTTGGGAAGATTTTATTACTATTGGCGGGCTGTCTGCACTTCCCCAA GCAAGACTGGGAAAACTTTCAGAGAAAGGTGCAAAGTTTGTTGGAGCAATTTCTGGGTGGACAGCTACCCTTCTCTTCATGTGGATGCCAGTTTCACAAATG TGGACAAATTTCCTAAATCCTGATAACATCAAGGGCTTATCAGCTTTCTCAATGTTGCTTGCTATGATGGGAAATGGACTTATGATCCCACGTGCACTCTTCATTCGTGATTTTATGTG GTTCCTTGGTTCATCTTGGGCTTCTTTGTTTTATGGATATGGGAACATTTTATGCTTGTACTG TTTCAAAGCTATTAGTAAGGAATTCTTCTTTGCAGCATCAACCGGTCTGTTTTTGTGGATAG GAATGGCTCTGTGGAGAGATACCGTAGTTTATGGTTATGGCTCACCTCTGACATCTTTAAAAGAGTTGGTTTTTGGATCTTAA
- the LOC108996613 gene encoding pentatricopeptide repeat-containing protein At5g14770, mitochondrial yields the protein MVQLLKKQTKTLPSFTCLFQSLSFSSSTKHPNHSSYVKPNQNPLSSLTNVPPYPSSDTNVIPFSSSKTHLYASFFCTLIHLYLTCGRFSKASQTFFSMRNHGIVPIVPLWNRLLYEFNASGLVDQVWVLYNNMLACGVLPNVFTFNILVHSWCKVGKLGLALDFLRSADVDTVTYNTVIWGFCEQGLANQAFGFLSEMVKKGVSLDSITVNILANGFCKIGLVKHAEWVMDDLVSGGIHRDTMGLNSLINGYCKAGEVDHAFKWMENRKNNGFLPDIVTYNTLINGFCKMGDFVQAKSLIDEVLGSQTNEECAVLKTEDIEDGADSVHLKPNLITYTTLISASCKQQGLEEALSVYEEMVMNGFFPDVVTYSSIMYGLCKHGRLAEAKALLMEMEKMAVEPNHVSYTILVDALLKAERDVEAFILQNQMVVRGISFDVVTLSAFMDGLFKVGKASEAARMFRTFLKLNVVPNSITYSALIDGLCKLGDMNTAESVLQEMVQKHAFPNVITYSSIINGYTKKGMLGEAVNALRKMVQQNILPNAFVYATLIDGHFKAGKQAAALDLYNEMKVGGLEENRFILDAFVNNWKRGGSMVEAEGLFKGMMSRGLLPDHVNYTSLMDGFFKVGKESDALNMAQEMTQRNIRFDVVAYNVLINGLLKLGKYELQSVYTGMRDLGLSPDHATYNTMINAYCKRGNFENAFELWNEMKSQGLMPNSISSNILIMGLCEDGDIKRAMDILNEMLMLGHHPTLTTYRVMLGASAKSMRADSIFHMHEQLVGMGLKLDRAVYNTLITTLCRLGMTRKATSVLKDMTQRRLEADTITYNALIRGYCVSSHVKRAFTVYSRMLVQGVSPNIATYNLLLGGLSAAGLMKEADDLFGEMQERGFVPNASIYDTLISGHGKIGNKKESIKLYCEMVTKGFVPKTSTYNVLISDFAKVGKMDQARELLNEMQARGVSLNSSTYDILICGWCNLSNRPELDMAWKVPYRAEAKRLFTEMQEKGFVPCESTLLRISATFARPGKKVDAKKLVKEMYKRKNI from the coding sequence ATGGTGCAGCTCTTGAAGAAGCAAACAAAGACTCTCCCTTCCTTTACATGTCTCTTCCAgtcgctctctttttcttcctccaccAAACACCCCAACCATTCATCATACGTAAAACCCAATCAAAATCCACTTTCCTCTCTCACAAACGTCCCTCCTTATCCCAGTAGCGACACAAATGTCATCCCCTTCTCATCGTCAAAGACCCATCTTTATGCCTCCTTCTTCTGCACCCTCATCCACCTCTACTTGACGTGTGGAAGATTTTCCAAAGCCTCTCAAACCTTCTTCTCTATGCGAAACCACGGTATCGTTCCCATTGTGCCCTTGTGGAATCGGCTACTATACGAATTCAATGCCTCTGGTTTGGTTGATCAGGTATGGGTTCTTTACAATAACATGCTCGCTTGTGGGGTTCTGCCTAATGTTTTCACCTTCAACATATTGGTTCATTCTTGGTGCAAAGTGGGGAAGTTGGGTCTGGCATTGGATTTTCTTAGGAGTGCGGACGTTGATACTGTTACCTATAATACTGTCATTTGGGGGTTCTGTGAACAAGGATTGGCTAATCAGGCTTTTGGGTTTTTGTCAGAAATGGTAAAGAAGGGGGTGTCTCTAGATTCTATTACTGTAAACATATTGGCTAATGGGTTTTGCAAAATTGGGCTGGTAAAGCATGCAGAGTGGGTTATGGATGATTTAGTAAGTGGGGGGATTCATCGAGATACTATGGGTTTGAATTCTTTGATTAATGGGTATTGCAAAGCGGGGGAAGTTGACCACGCATTCAAATGGATGGAGAATAGGAAAAATAACGGTTTTTTGCCTGACATTGTTACTTATAATACTTTGATAAATGGGTTTTGCAAGATGGGTGATTTTGTTCAGGCCAAGAGTCTTATTGATGAGGTTTTGGGGTCTCAGACAAATGAGGAGTGTGCAGTTTTGAAAACGGAGGATATTGAGGATGGGGCTGACAGTGTGCATTTGAAGCCGAACCTTATTACATACACTACCCTCATCAGTGCATCCTGTAAGCAGCAAGGGCTTGAGGAAGCACTTTCTGTGTATGAGGAAATGGTTATGAACGGGTTCTTCCCCGATGTTGTTACTTACAGTTCCATTATGTATGGTCTTTGCAAGCATGGGAGATTAGCTGAAGCAAAAGCTCTTCtgatggagatggagaagatGGCTGTGGAACCCAATCACGTCTCATATACTATCCTTGTTGATGCTCTGTTAAAGGCAGAAAGAGATGTCGAGGCTTTTATTCTTCAGAACCAAATGGTAGTTCGTGGCATTAGTTTTGATGTGGTCACACTTAGTGCTTTTATGGATGGACTTTTTAAGGTTGGGAAAGCCAGTGAGGCTGCGCGCATGTTCAGAACATTTTTGAAGCTTAACGTAGTTCCAAATTCTATCACCTATTCTGCACTAATTGATGGGCTTTGCAAGTTAGGAGACATGAATACTGCAGAGTCTGTGCTGCAAGAAATGGTGCAGAAGCATGCTTTTCCAAATGTTATTACCTACTCCTCTATCATTAATGGGTATACAAAGAAAGGAATGCTTGGTGAAGCTGTTAATGCACTGAGGAAGATGGTGCAGCAAAATATCTTGCCAAATGCTTTTGTTTACGCAACACTAATTGATGGGCATTTCAAGGCAGGTAAGCAAGCAGCTGCTCTTGATctatataatgagatgaaagtggGAGGATTAGAAGAAAACCGTTTTATTCTTGATGCTTTTGTGAACAACTGGAAAAGAGGAGGAAGCATGGTGGAGGCTGAGGGACTATTCAAAGGAATGATGTCTAGGGGCTTGTTGCCTGACCATGTTAACTATACGTCCTTAATGGATGGCTTCTTCAAAGTTGGTAAGGAGTCAGATGCTCTTAACATGGCCCAAGAAATGACACAGAGAAATATTAGGTTTGATGTTGTTGCATATAATGTTTTGATTAACGGTCTATTGAAGCTGGGAAAATATGAACTACAATCTGTTTATACTGGAATGAGAGATTTGGGTTTGTCTCCAGACCATGCTACTTACAACACCATGATTAATGCTTATTGTAAGCGGGGGAACTTCGAAAATGCTTTTGAACTCTGGAATGAGATGAAGAGCCAAGGCTTGATGCCAAATTCAATCTCCTCGAACATTCTGATTATGGGGCTTTGTGAAGATGGTGATATTAAGAGAGCAATGGACATTTTGAATGAAATGTTGATGCTGGGTCATCACCCTACTTTAACCACTTATAGAGTTATGCTTGGTGCATCTGCAAAGAGTATGAGGGCAGATTCAATTTTTCATATGCATGAGCAACTAGTAGGTATGGGGCTTAAACTTGATCGGGCTGTTTATAACACTCTCATCACTACCTTATGCAGGCTAGGGATGACCAGGAAAGCCACATCAGTATTGAAAGATATGACACAAAGAAGGCTTGAAGCAGATACTATTACTTACAATGCCCTTATACGTGGGTATTGTGTAAGCAGCCATGTAAAGAGGGCCTTCACTGTGTATTCTAGGATGTTGGTTCAAGGAGTTTCTCCGAATATTGCTACATACAATCTCCTTCTAGGAGGTCTTTCGGCTGCTGGTTTGATGAAAGAGGCAGATGATTTATTTGGTGAAATGCAGGAAAGAGGATTTGTCCCTAATGCTTCTATTTATGATACTTTAATTTCTGGACATGGCAAGATTGGAAATAAGAAggaatcaataaaactttactgCGAAATGGTAACTAAAGGTTTTGTTCCCAAAACTAGCACCTACAATGTGCTTATTAGTGATTTTGCTAAGGTGGGGAAGATGGACCAAGCTAGAGAGCTTTTAAATGAGATGCAGGCAAGAGGGGTGTCTCTAAATTCTTCAACTTATGACATACTGATATGTGGCTGGTGCAATCTATCTAATCGGCCAGAGTTGGACATGGCATGGAAAGTGCCATATCGAGCTGAGGCAAAAAGATTATTCACAGAGATGCAAGAGAAAGGGTTTGTTCCATGTGAAAGTACCCTTTTACGAATTAGTGCTACGTTTGCTAGACCAGGAAAGAAGGTTGATGCTAAGAAACTGGTAAAGGAAATGTATAAGAGAAAGAATATATGA